A window of Salmo trutta chromosome 5, fSalTru1.1, whole genome shotgun sequence contains these coding sequences:
- the LOC115194589 gene encoding dynactin subunit 1 isoform X8 produces MKDFQAHREVQRSQQNQTEISGSPLLSKMSADGGGKPAKVGSVVEVIGKGQRGTVAYVGATLFATGKWVGVILDEPKGKNDGTVQGKRYFQCDENCGIFVRQSQIQLVEDGVTSPDIPESSTAKFLSKQKDMPEIPKSVKQSVTRRSTKAPRAIGLSSSRSREDVSEGSLSSKGALGAPVVPLPSGTPATSGAPPPATPSKAEPPASKQEEESLRGQVKDLEEKLETLKMKRAEDKVKLKELEKHKIQLEQLQEWKTKMQEQQTDLQKQLKEAKKDAREALEAKDRYMEEMSDTADAIEMATLDKEMAEERSESLQVEVESLKEKVEELTMDLEIIKHEVEEKGSDGAASSYHVKQLEEQNSRLKDALVRMRDLSSSEKQEHVKLQKQMEKKNGELETLRTQKEKLQEEMKQAEATIDELKEQVDAALGAEEMVETLTERNLDLEEKVRELRETVTDLEAINEMNDELQENSRETEMELREQLDLNGARVREAQKRVEAAQETVADYQQTINKYRQLTASLQDANKELTSAQNANAEQVQQPPAELFDFKIKFAETKAYAKAIEMELRKMEVGQANRQVSLLTSFMPDSFLRHGGDHDCILVLLLIPRLICKAELISKQAQEKFDLNGNPVERTGVKMRGPPGEQLSFASGLVYSLTLLQATLHKYQQALNCCSVQVYTQMGTLYSEMSVHERSLDFFIDLLHKDQLDETVHVEPLTKAIKYYQQLYSIHLAEQTEDCTVQLADHIKFIQSALDCISAEVVRLRAFLQPGQEGLALNILLKDLDTTCSDIKQFCKKIRRRMPGTDVPGVPAALSFGAPVSETLTDCRRQLTRVVAVLQEVAAAGAQMVAPLGEQEGLNALKLDDVAFKAVEQVYGSQGLNPHECLRQSCSAVISTMNKMATAMQEGEYDAERPQGKAPPVEARAAALRAEITDAEGLGVKLEDRDTVIKELKKSLKIKGEEMSEAHVRLSLLEKKLDTSTKDADERVEKIQTKLDETLALLKKKEKEFEETMDALQADIDQLEAEKAELKQRLSSQSKSTIEGLRAPPASGIASIVTGSAGAALAPGAGGLSGTMQVVDSPLLRQQVEAQRLGIKHLKNENNRLKAEKMRAQLASLPPLHVPKLHLREATSSSSPPAEGPLQGALYRKTEQLLGTLLKMTATVKVVDITGKTPVSASAQLLDQTARLQSLSDALDKLKGEVAEHVVSQQPGAKVSSDFATFPISSFVKAKEEKQGGTVFVGRVAIPCAKGQEQVHRLVLSQQHLQQVHRLLIA; encoded by the exons ATGAAAGATTTCCAGGCACACAGAGAAGTGCAAAGATCACAACAAAATCAAACCGAG ATCTCCGGCAGCCCCCTCCTGAGCAAGATGAGTGCGGATGGGGGAGGCAAGCCTGCCAAGGTGGGCTCGGTGGTGGAGGTGATCGGTAAGGGCCAGCGTGGCACGGTGGCGTATGTGGGCGCCACACTCTTTGCCACAGGCAAGTGGGTGGGTGTGATCCTGGACGAGCCCAAGGGCAAGAATGATGGCACGGTCCAGGGGAAGAGATACTTCCAATGTGACGAGAACTGCGGCATCTTTGTGCGCCAGTCCCAG ATCCAGCTAGTGGAAGATGGTGTCACCTCTCCAGACATCCCAGAGTCGTCCACTGCCAAGTTCCTGTCCAAGCAGAAAG ACATGCCTGAGATTCCAAAATCAGTCAAACAG tccgTCACCCGCCGTAGCACCAAG GCTCCCCGGGCCATCGGGCTGTCCAGCTCTCGGTCCAGGGAGGATGTCAGCGAGGGCAGCCTGTCTTCCAAGGGTGCGCTGGGGGCTCCTGTCGTCCCCCTGCCCAGCGGCACCCCCGCCACGTCCGGAGCTCCACCCCCCGCCACCCCTAGCAAG GCTGAGCCTCCTGCATCAAAGCAG GAGGAGGAGTCTCTGCGTGGCCAGGTGAAGGACCTAGAGGAGAAGCTGGAGACCCTAAAGATGAAGCGGGCGGAGGACAAG GTCAagctgaaggagctggagaaACACAAGATTCAGCTGGAGCAGCTCCAGGAGTGGAAGACCAAGATGCAGGAGCAGCAGACTGACCTGCAGAAACAACTCAAAGAGGCCAAGAAG GACGCCCGGGAGGCATTGGAGGCCAAGGACCGCTATATGGAGGAGATGTCAGACACGGCGGACGCCATCGAGATGGCCACCCTGGACAAGGAGATGGCCGAGGAGCGGTCAGAAAGCCTGCAGGTGGAGGTGGAGTCGCTGAAGGAGAAGGTGGAGGAACTCACCATGGACCTGGAGATCATTAAACACGAGGTTGAGGAAAAAG GTTCCGACGGAGCTGCCTCTAGTTACCACGTCAAGCAGCTGGAGGAGCAGAACAGCAGGTTGAAAGATGCTCTGGTCAG GATGCGTGACCTGTCGTCGTCTGAGAAGCAGGAGCACGTGAAGCTGCAGAAGCAGATGGAGAAGAAGAATGGAGAGCTGGAGACTCTGAGGACCCAGAAGGAGAAACTACAGGAGGAGATGAAGCAGGCTGAGGCCACCATCGATGAGTTGAAGGAGCAG GTGGATGCTGCTCTTGGGGCAGAGGAGATGGTAGAGACTCTAACTGAGAGGAATCTGGACCTAGAGGAGAAAgtcagagagctgagagagacggTCACTGACCTG GAAGCGATCAACGAGATGAATGACGAGCTTCAGGAGAACAgccgagagacagagatggagctGAGGGAGCAGTTGGACCTGAACGGGGCCAGGGTGCGAGAGGCCCAGAAGAGAGTGGAGGCTGCTCAGGAGACTGTAGCGGACTACCAGCAGACCATCAACAAGTACCGCCAGCTCACTGCCAGCCTGCAG gatgCCAACAAGGAACTGACCAGTGCTCAGAATGCCAACGCAGAGCAGGTCCAGCAGCCACCAGCTGAGCTGTTTGACTTCAAGATCAAGTTCGCTGAGACCAAGGCCTACGCCAAG gccATAGAGATGGAGCTGAGGAAGATGGAGGTGGGCCAGGCCAACAGACAGGTGTCTCTCCTCACATCCTTCATGCCCGACTCTTTCCTGCGTCACGGAGGAGACCACGACTGTATCCTGGTGCTGCTGCTCATACCAAGACTCATCTGCAAG gCTGAGTTGATCAGTAAGCAGGCCCAGGAGAAGTTTGATCTGAACGGTAACCCCGTGGAGAGGACTGGGGTGAAGATGAGAGGACCACCTGGAGAACAGCTCAGCTTCGCCTCAGGACTGGTCTACTCTCTCACCCTGCTACAGGCCACGCTGCACAAATACCAACA AGCTCTGAACTGCTGCAGTGTGCAGGTGTATACGCAGATGGGGACTCTCTACTCAGAGATGAGTGTCCATGAGCGTTCCCTAGACTTCTTCATTGACCTGCTGCACAAAGACCAGCTGGATGAGACCGTACACGTGGAGCCTCTCACCAAGGCCATCAAGTACTACCAG CAACTGTACAGCATCCACCTAGCTGAGCAGACTGAAGACTGCACCGTGCAGCTGGCTGATCACATCAAG TTCATCCAGAGTGCGTTGGACTGTATCAGTGCTGAGGTGGTGCGTCTCAGGGCTTTCCTGCAGCCGGGACAGGAGGGGCTGGCTCTGAACATCCTTCTGAAGGACCTGGACACCACGTGCAG TGACATCAAACAGTTCTGTAAGAAGATCAGACGCAGGATGCCAGGGACCGATGTACCAGGGGTGCCAGCTGCTCTGTCTTTTGGAGCTCCG GTGTCGGAGACGCTGACGGACTGCAGGCGTCAGCTGACGCGGGTGGTTGCCGTGCTACAGGAGGTGGCTGCGGCGGGGGCGCAGATGGTCGCCCCTCTCGGGGAGCAGGAGGGTCTCAACGCTCTAAAACTGGATGACGTGGCCTTCAAGGCTGTTGAACAG GTGTATGGGTCCCAAGGTCTAAACCCCCATGAGTGTCTGCGTCAGTCCTGCAGCGCTGTCATCTCCACCATGAACAAGATGGCCACTGCCATGCAGGAGGGAGAGTATGATGCTGAGAGACCACAGGGAAAG gcTCCCCCAGTAGAGGCTCGTGCAGCAGCCCTCAGGGCAGAGATCACTGATGCAGAGGGCCTGGGAGTCAAACTGGAAGACAGAGACACTGTCATCAAGGAGCTCAAGAAGTCACTTAAGATCAAG gGAGAGGAAATGAGTGAGGCCCACGTCCGACTCAGTCTCCTGGAGAAGAAGCTGGACACGTCGACTAAAGACGCAGACGAACGTGTGGAGAAGATCCAGACCAAACTGGATGAGACCTTGGCCCTGCTCAAGAAGAAAGAGAA ggagtttGAGGAGACCATGGACGCCCTGCAGGCAGACATCGACCAGCTGGAGGCAGAGAAGGCGGAGCTGAAGCAGCGTCTCTCCAGCCAATCAAAGAGCACCATTGAGGGCCTCAGGGCCCCGCCTGCATCGGGCATCGCCTCCATCGTCACGGGATCCGCCGGAG ccGCTCTTGCCCCAGGAGCAGGGGGTCTGTCTGGGACCATGCAGGTGGTGGACTCCCCTCTCCTCCGTCAGCAGGTGGAGGCTCAGAGACTGGGTATCAAACACCTGAAGAACGAGAACAACAGACTCAAG GCAGAGAAGATGAGAGCCCAGttagcctctctccctcccctccacgTCCCCAAGTTACACCTGAGAGAggccacctcttcctcctctccccctgctgAGGGGCCTCTCCAAGGGGCTCTCTACAGGAAGACGGAGCAGCTCCTGGGGACCCTGCTCAAGATGACCGCCACAGTTAAAGTGGTCGACATCACCGGGAAGACACCAG TGAGTGCTAGTGCTCAGCTCTTGGACCAGACAGCTCGGCTGCAGAGCCTGAGTGACGCCCTGGACAAACTGAAG ggtgaaGTGGCAGAGCATGTGGTTTCTCAGCAGCCTGGGGCAAAGGTCTCCTCTGACTTTGCCACCTTTCCCATTTCCTCTTTCGTCAAG GCGAAGGAGGAGAAGCAGGGAGGCACGGTGTTTGTAGGCCGCGTGGCCATCCCGTGTGCCAAGGGCCAGGAGCAGGTGCACCGTCTTGTCCTATCACAACAACACCTGCAGCAAGTGCACCGCCTCCTCATAGCCTAA
- the LOC115194589 gene encoding dynactin subunit 1 isoform X5, translating to MKDFQAHREVQRSQQNQTEISGSPLLSKMSADGGGKPAKVGSVVEVIGKGQRGTVAYVGATLFATGKWVGVILDEPKGKNDGTVQGKRYFQCDENCGIFVRQSQIQLVEDGVTSPDIPESSTAKFLSKQKDMPEIPKSVKQSVTRRSTKWNTPGRLSSSSSLPSLLMAPRAIGLSSSRSREDVSEGSLSSKGALGAPVVPLPSGTPATSGAPPPATPSKAEPPASKQEEESLRGQVKDLEEKLETLKMKRAEDKVKLKELEKHKIQLEQLQEWKTKMQEQQTDLQKQLKEAKKDAREALEAKDRYMEEMSDTADAIEMATLDKEMAEERSESLQVEVESLKEKVEELTMDLEIIKHEVEEKGSDGAASSYHVKQLEEQNSRLKDALVRMRDLSSSEKQEHVKLQKQMEKKNGELETLRTQKEKLQEEMKQAEATIDELKEQVDAALGAEEMVETLTERNLDLEEKVRELRETVTDLEAINEMNDELQENSRETEMELREQLDLNGARVREAQKRVEAAQETVADYQQTINKYRQLTASLQDANKELTSAQNANAEQVQQPPAELFDFKIKFAETKAYAKAIEMELRKMEVGQANRQVSLLTSFMPDSFLRHGGDHDCILVLLLIPRLICKAELISKQAQEKFDLNGNPVERTGVKMRGPPGEQLSFASGLVYSLTLLQATLHKYQQALNCCSVQVYTQMGTLYSEMSVHERSLDFFIDLLHKDQLDETVHVEPLTKAIKYYQQLYSIHLAEQTEDCTVQLADHIKFIQSALDCISAEVVRLRAFLQPGQEGLALNILLKDLDTTCSDIKQFCKKIRRRMPGTDVPGVPAALSFGAPVSETLTDCRRQLTRVVAVLQEVAAAGAQMVAPLGEQEGLNALKLDDVAFKAVEQVYGSQGLNPHECLRQSCSAVISTMNKMATAMQEGEYDAERPQGKAPPVEARAAALRAEITDAEGLGVKLEDRDTVIKELKKSLKIKGEEMSEAHVRLSLLEKKLDTSTKDADERVEKIQTKLDETLALLKKKEKEFEETMDALQADIDQLEAEKAELKQRLSSQSKSTIEGLRAPPASGIASIVTGSAGAALAPGAGGLSGTMQVVDSPLLRQQVEAQRLGIKHLKNENNRLKAEKMRAQLASLPPLHVPKLHLREATSSSSPPAEGPLQGALYRKTEQLLGTLLKMTATVKVVDITGKTPVSASAQLLDQTARLQSLSDALDKLKGEVAEHVVSQQPGAKVSSDFATFPISSFVKAKEEKQGGTVFVGRVAIPCAKGQEQVHRLVLSQQHLQQVHRLLIA from the exons ATGAAAGATTTCCAGGCACACAGAGAAGTGCAAAGATCACAACAAAATCAAACCGAG ATCTCCGGCAGCCCCCTCCTGAGCAAGATGAGTGCGGATGGGGGAGGCAAGCCTGCCAAGGTGGGCTCGGTGGTGGAGGTGATCGGTAAGGGCCAGCGTGGCACGGTGGCGTATGTGGGCGCCACACTCTTTGCCACAGGCAAGTGGGTGGGTGTGATCCTGGACGAGCCCAAGGGCAAGAATGATGGCACGGTCCAGGGGAAGAGATACTTCCAATGTGACGAGAACTGCGGCATCTTTGTGCGCCAGTCCCAG ATCCAGCTAGTGGAAGATGGTGTCACCTCTCCAGACATCCCAGAGTCGTCCACTGCCAAGTTCCTGTCCAAGCAGAAAG ACATGCCTGAGATTCCAAAATCAGTCAAACAG tccgTCACCCGCCGTAGCACCAAG TGGAATACTCCAGGtcgtctctcctcctccagctccctcccctccctcctcatg GCTCCCCGGGCCATCGGGCTGTCCAGCTCTCGGTCCAGGGAGGATGTCAGCGAGGGCAGCCTGTCTTCCAAGGGTGCGCTGGGGGCTCCTGTCGTCCCCCTGCCCAGCGGCACCCCCGCCACGTCCGGAGCTCCACCCCCCGCCACCCCTAGCAAG GCTGAGCCTCCTGCATCAAAGCAG GAGGAGGAGTCTCTGCGTGGCCAGGTGAAGGACCTAGAGGAGAAGCTGGAGACCCTAAAGATGAAGCGGGCGGAGGACAAG GTCAagctgaaggagctggagaaACACAAGATTCAGCTGGAGCAGCTCCAGGAGTGGAAGACCAAGATGCAGGAGCAGCAGACTGACCTGCAGAAACAACTCAAAGAGGCCAAGAAG GACGCCCGGGAGGCATTGGAGGCCAAGGACCGCTATATGGAGGAGATGTCAGACACGGCGGACGCCATCGAGATGGCCACCCTGGACAAGGAGATGGCCGAGGAGCGGTCAGAAAGCCTGCAGGTGGAGGTGGAGTCGCTGAAGGAGAAGGTGGAGGAACTCACCATGGACCTGGAGATCATTAAACACGAGGTTGAGGAAAAAG GTTCCGACGGAGCTGCCTCTAGTTACCACGTCAAGCAGCTGGAGGAGCAGAACAGCAGGTTGAAAGATGCTCTGGTCAG GATGCGTGACCTGTCGTCGTCTGAGAAGCAGGAGCACGTGAAGCTGCAGAAGCAGATGGAGAAGAAGAATGGAGAGCTGGAGACTCTGAGGACCCAGAAGGAGAAACTACAGGAGGAGATGAAGCAGGCTGAGGCCACCATCGATGAGTTGAAGGAGCAG GTGGATGCTGCTCTTGGGGCAGAGGAGATGGTAGAGACTCTAACTGAGAGGAATCTGGACCTAGAGGAGAAAgtcagagagctgagagagacggTCACTGACCTG GAAGCGATCAACGAGATGAATGACGAGCTTCAGGAGAACAgccgagagacagagatggagctGAGGGAGCAGTTGGACCTGAACGGGGCCAGGGTGCGAGAGGCCCAGAAGAGAGTGGAGGCTGCTCAGGAGACTGTAGCGGACTACCAGCAGACCATCAACAAGTACCGCCAGCTCACTGCCAGCCTGCAG gatgCCAACAAGGAACTGACCAGTGCTCAGAATGCCAACGCAGAGCAGGTCCAGCAGCCACCAGCTGAGCTGTTTGACTTCAAGATCAAGTTCGCTGAGACCAAGGCCTACGCCAAG gccATAGAGATGGAGCTGAGGAAGATGGAGGTGGGCCAGGCCAACAGACAGGTGTCTCTCCTCACATCCTTCATGCCCGACTCTTTCCTGCGTCACGGAGGAGACCACGACTGTATCCTGGTGCTGCTGCTCATACCAAGACTCATCTGCAAG gCTGAGTTGATCAGTAAGCAGGCCCAGGAGAAGTTTGATCTGAACGGTAACCCCGTGGAGAGGACTGGGGTGAAGATGAGAGGACCACCTGGAGAACAGCTCAGCTTCGCCTCAGGACTGGTCTACTCTCTCACCCTGCTACAGGCCACGCTGCACAAATACCAACA AGCTCTGAACTGCTGCAGTGTGCAGGTGTATACGCAGATGGGGACTCTCTACTCAGAGATGAGTGTCCATGAGCGTTCCCTAGACTTCTTCATTGACCTGCTGCACAAAGACCAGCTGGATGAGACCGTACACGTGGAGCCTCTCACCAAGGCCATCAAGTACTACCAG CAACTGTACAGCATCCACCTAGCTGAGCAGACTGAAGACTGCACCGTGCAGCTGGCTGATCACATCAAG TTCATCCAGAGTGCGTTGGACTGTATCAGTGCTGAGGTGGTGCGTCTCAGGGCTTTCCTGCAGCCGGGACAGGAGGGGCTGGCTCTGAACATCCTTCTGAAGGACCTGGACACCACGTGCAG TGACATCAAACAGTTCTGTAAGAAGATCAGACGCAGGATGCCAGGGACCGATGTACCAGGGGTGCCAGCTGCTCTGTCTTTTGGAGCTCCG GTGTCGGAGACGCTGACGGACTGCAGGCGTCAGCTGACGCGGGTGGTTGCCGTGCTACAGGAGGTGGCTGCGGCGGGGGCGCAGATGGTCGCCCCTCTCGGGGAGCAGGAGGGTCTCAACGCTCTAAAACTGGATGACGTGGCCTTCAAGGCTGTTGAACAG GTGTATGGGTCCCAAGGTCTAAACCCCCATGAGTGTCTGCGTCAGTCCTGCAGCGCTGTCATCTCCACCATGAACAAGATGGCCACTGCCATGCAGGAGGGAGAGTATGATGCTGAGAGACCACAGGGAAAG gcTCCCCCAGTAGAGGCTCGTGCAGCAGCCCTCAGGGCAGAGATCACTGATGCAGAGGGCCTGGGAGTCAAACTGGAAGACAGAGACACTGTCATCAAGGAGCTCAAGAAGTCACTTAAGATCAAG gGAGAGGAAATGAGTGAGGCCCACGTCCGACTCAGTCTCCTGGAGAAGAAGCTGGACACGTCGACTAAAGACGCAGACGAACGTGTGGAGAAGATCCAGACCAAACTGGATGAGACCTTGGCCCTGCTCAAGAAGAAAGAGAA ggagtttGAGGAGACCATGGACGCCCTGCAGGCAGACATCGACCAGCTGGAGGCAGAGAAGGCGGAGCTGAAGCAGCGTCTCTCCAGCCAATCAAAGAGCACCATTGAGGGCCTCAGGGCCCCGCCTGCATCGGGCATCGCCTCCATCGTCACGGGATCCGCCGGAG ccGCTCTTGCCCCAGGAGCAGGGGGTCTGTCTGGGACCATGCAGGTGGTGGACTCCCCTCTCCTCCGTCAGCAGGTGGAGGCTCAGAGACTGGGTATCAAACACCTGAAGAACGAGAACAACAGACTCAAG GCAGAGAAGATGAGAGCCCAGttagcctctctccctcccctccacgTCCCCAAGTTACACCTGAGAGAggccacctcttcctcctctccccctgctgAGGGGCCTCTCCAAGGGGCTCTCTACAGGAAGACGGAGCAGCTCCTGGGGACCCTGCTCAAGATGACCGCCACAGTTAAAGTGGTCGACATCACCGGGAAGACACCAG TGAGTGCTAGTGCTCAGCTCTTGGACCAGACAGCTCGGCTGCAGAGCCTGAGTGACGCCCTGGACAAACTGAAG ggtgaaGTGGCAGAGCATGTGGTTTCTCAGCAGCCTGGGGCAAAGGTCTCCTCTGACTTTGCCACCTTTCCCATTTCCTCTTTCGTCAAG GCGAAGGAGGAGAAGCAGGGAGGCACGGTGTTTGTAGGCCGCGTGGCCATCCCGTGTGCCAAGGGCCAGGAGCAGGTGCACCGTCTTGTCCTATCACAACAACACCTGCAGCAAGTGCACCGCCTCCTCATAGCCTAA